A single Pseudoalteromonas phenolica DNA region contains:
- a CDS encoding DUF6765 family protein, translated as MDQQFHYYATLVAGIMAGMPLNDAKELAYYCYGTSQQFAHCKQTESWQFNGYSFKPIVTRKGQSELRYGPNNCALAFEVFPGMEASSKSASSTSSKVTLCKVSASTSVNNIAQHNTQFAQTQCFYNPLTDVDWQGGGDLKHHFKQRLAHRATQKTQRLKTQYELQAQSKIFDSEAISEPDDTLSLLKPLENSKFIHKAINDVIYKQRYHDLVRSAPLALLGCRLFVLQQSWSAPHSTQSLLHAWLSTWLAIYSFKQNRPMPQTAPWGVFSSQPGSCQFFKNLEQRLEELNRKQNSEPVWLTLITEACSFQQLSANFDESSWLLLYGLALRPEYLLGQAQSLAGGDKEFVIRDLNGFKQSQFYQLNMAAHYHCDWLARQLASKGLNAFNTQQSLGNLTLWREK; from the coding sequence ATGGATCAGCAATTTCATTATTACGCAACGCTTGTAGCTGGGATCATGGCGGGGATGCCTTTAAATGATGCTAAAGAGTTAGCCTATTACTGTTACGGGACGAGCCAGCAGTTTGCTCACTGTAAGCAGACTGAATCTTGGCAGTTTAATGGCTATAGTTTTAAGCCAATTGTGACCCGTAAAGGTCAGTCAGAACTGCGTTATGGGCCGAATAACTGTGCTTTGGCTTTCGAGGTATTTCCGGGGATGGAAGCTTCGTCAAAAAGCGCGAGCTCTACATCGAGTAAAGTCACCTTGTGTAAAGTGAGCGCAAGTACTTCGGTGAATAATATAGCTCAACACAATACACAATTTGCTCAAACACAGTGCTTTTATAACCCGTTGACCGACGTAGATTGGCAAGGGGGAGGAGATTTAAAGCATCACTTTAAGCAGCGTTTGGCCCATAGAGCCACGCAGAAAACTCAAAGGTTAAAAACGCAATATGAGCTTCAAGCGCAGAGCAAGATATTTGACTCAGAAGCGATTTCGGAACCTGACGATACTCTGTCGTTATTGAAGCCACTTGAGAACAGTAAATTCATTCATAAAGCCATTAATGATGTGATTTATAAACAACGTTATCACGACCTGGTGCGCTCCGCGCCTCTGGCATTGCTTGGTTGCCGTTTGTTCGTATTACAACAAAGTTGGTCTGCTCCTCATTCAACCCAGTCACTCTTGCATGCTTGGCTAAGTACCTGGTTGGCTATTTATAGTTTTAAACAAAACCGGCCTATGCCACAAACAGCGCCTTGGGGGGTATTTAGCTCACAACCAGGAAGCTGTCAGTTTTTTAAGAATTTGGAGCAAAGGTTAGAGGAGTTAAATCGAAAACAGAATAGCGAACCTGTTTGGTTAACGCTTATCACTGAAGCTTGCTCGTTTCAGCAGCTAAGCGCAAATTTTGATGAGTCGTCTTGGCTACTGCTTTATGGTTTAGCTTTAAGACCCGAATATTTATTAGGCCAAGCACAGAGTTTAGCGGGCGGTGACAAAGAGTTTGTTATTCGAGACCTCAATGGCTTCAAGCAAAGTCAGTTCTACCAATTAAATATGGCAGCGCACTATCATTGTGATTGGTTAGCAAGACAACTTGCCAGTAAAGGATTAAACGCCTTTAACACACAACAGTCTTTAGGCAACTTAACGTTATGGAGAGAGAAATGA
- a CDS encoding YbaN family protein: MKLKAALVNYKKIALLLCGYLFVALGVIGIALPVMPTTVFFILALACFSKASPKLANWLLCHPRFGSSLRQWQTHKIIPLKAKIFASTSIAISYAILILLSPAAWLACVAGSLKIAVVSYIFSRPSKQI; encoded by the coding sequence ATGAAATTAAAAGCCGCCTTAGTCAATTATAAAAAAATAGCCCTACTGCTATGTGGGTATTTATTTGTCGCCCTTGGTGTGATTGGTATTGCCCTGCCCGTTATGCCAACCACTGTGTTTTTTATTTTGGCTTTGGCGTGCTTTTCTAAAGCGTCTCCCAAACTTGCCAATTGGTTACTCTGCCATCCGCGTTTTGGCAGTAGTCTAAGACAGTGGCAAACGCACAAGATTATTCCACTGAAAGCGAAAATTTTTGCCTCTACAAGTATCGCTATTAGTTATGCCATTTTGATTTTGCTTTCACCAGCGGCATGGCTTGCATGTGTCGCTGGCAGCTTAAAAATAGCCGTTGTGTCGTACATATTCTCACGACCTTCAAAGCAAATTTAA
- a CDS encoding biliverdin-producing heme oxygenase, with amino-acid sequence MTTVAPALSRAQNLKLATADVHDNVDKTIMAQDPFANTQNYLDFLRLQFYFLRDVSALYEHSELLALIPDLTSRRRLSLLEQDFADLSTHLPAAYLPPFVTINTNVATALGWLYVVEGSKVGAAMLGKQVQAKLNFNAEHGARYLTGPGAGRGSAWRELVQLIDSVEFNEQQEQALIEGARQAFTRFQAFQAHVYR; translated from the coding sequence ATGACGACCGTCGCCCCTGCACTTTCTCGTGCGCAAAATTTAAAACTCGCTACTGCTGATGTTCATGACAATGTCGATAAAACTATCATGGCACAAGACCCATTTGCTAATACACAAAATTACCTCGACTTCTTACGCTTGCAATTTTACTTCTTGCGAGATGTCAGCGCTCTTTATGAACACTCGGAATTACTCGCGCTTATTCCTGATTTGACTTCGCGCCGTCGCCTAAGCCTACTTGAGCAAGACTTTGCAGATCTATCAACTCACTTGCCAGCCGCTTATTTACCGCCTTTCGTCACCATTAATACCAATGTCGCCACAGCATTAGGCTGGTTATATGTAGTTGAAGGCTCGAAAGTAGGAGCAGCCATGCTGGGTAAACAAGTCCAAGCAAAATTAAACTTTAATGCTGAACATGGTGCTCGCTATTTAACAGGCCCAGGAGCAGGTCGTGGGAGTGCATGGCGGGAATTAGTTCAACTCATTGACTCTGTTGAGTTTAATGAGCAGCAGGAACAAGCACTTATTGAAGGTGCTCGACAAGCGTTCACGCGTTTCCAAGCATTTCAGGCTCACGTGTACCGATGA
- a CDS encoding TonB-dependent receptor, with translation MRTRAVFNTQLTPLAFALGLGLSLPSAAQDQISVYEFNLSTQPLSHTLTQVAKTASMNLIADANLLNGLQAPALQGEISLDQALELTLKNSNLTARIIDNNIIIKATVRAHSSSKTRARHSSFIPDGSNKVQDDIEVIEVKGDKLNMHREQIARTKGLSNSDIFSSFSGIEANNLRNEAGALDIGIRGVQGEGRVPIFIDGSLQSTHTNRGYMGTSDRTYIDSNLISKVNIEKGASAKASPFSSGAIGGMVSIRTLDTKDILKSDEKLGALVKISTHNNNKMPNVPEGFGIQNYYEVSNHNDTLDFNGGSFTIATAYEKNNLKAVLAYSKKEVGNYFAGKNGFEDFVEVHHRSMLVPPKDANGNPLDVPLSEYVIEEGVILRPPPVNKNGEVVNTSFESDSYLAKLTYEFTDEQSLEVNTRFHKQKAGEMLASYWYKQRAGDTKYWKETNENGEEEWLSEDIPDGVETMPQWEPGSAHVNSTSALYRFVPSDNPSIDLSVNLWHTSARLHQYNSLGSNLGQNAGQYFHRVRNKRHGVSALNSTSLAVESTPITLTYGLSWQSETLSPHKDWKDNFKQDWHSDDFNLKPTSRHGEQTKRAIFANAQLDLSPVELAFNINHHDSVNRDYLVDNTLKFDGKTDLTIQAKYHLLDNTAIKAKYSKAYRMPNLYETTVSGEVFSYSNEYPITPEKTNSYDVGFESKFTNLITNGDKLILSGEYFYTNIENMLATGFLPKADKPAWDLKLTFINYDKFELPGTEFGIHYQSDVFYSKLSYTKYSSVTMCSELMAQAAEVDTCNSTGFAGSLTPLRVPPKKSYIAIFGTKLFNDAIDTGFTYKKHSEKHHPGGFLSGTGVTALEYIPAGYQLDFYLDYTFSDDITGNIAITNLTDQYKVSTGSIVAMPEPGQTISIGLEFKL, from the coding sequence ATGAGAACTCGCGCAGTATTTAACACACAACTCACTCCCCTCGCATTTGCGCTCGGACTAGGCCTTAGTTTACCCTCAGCAGCACAAGATCAAATTTCAGTTTATGAGTTTAATCTATCAACACAGCCTTTGAGCCATACCCTCACTCAAGTTGCTAAAACAGCAAGTATGAATTTGATCGCAGATGCAAACCTGTTAAATGGCCTACAAGCCCCTGCGCTTCAGGGTGAGATTAGTCTAGATCAAGCATTAGAGCTAACCTTAAAAAACAGCAATTTAACCGCGCGTATTATCGACAACAACATCATCATTAAAGCCACTGTTCGTGCACACTCTTCATCAAAAACCAGAGCAAGACACTCAAGTTTTATACCTGATGGCTCTAATAAAGTACAAGATGACATCGAAGTGATTGAAGTCAAAGGTGATAAATTAAATATGCACCGAGAGCAAATCGCTCGTACTAAAGGTTTATCAAACTCAGATATCTTCTCTAGCTTTTCAGGCATTGAAGCTAACAACTTACGCAACGAAGCAGGCGCCCTTGATATAGGTATTCGCGGTGTACAAGGTGAGGGTCGCGTGCCAATCTTTATCGATGGTAGCTTACAATCAACACATACCAACCGAGGATATATGGGCACTTCTGACAGGACCTATATAGACTCAAACCTTATAAGCAAAGTAAATATCGAAAAAGGTGCATCAGCAAAAGCATCACCATTTAGTTCTGGTGCAATTGGCGGCATGGTGAGTATTCGCACGCTAGATACTAAAGATATTCTCAAAAGCGATGAAAAGCTTGGCGCGTTAGTCAAAATAAGCACCCATAACAACAACAAAATGCCAAATGTTCCTGAAGGGTTTGGCATACAAAATTATTATGAAGTCAGCAATCATAATGACACACTCGATTTTAATGGTGGAAGCTTCACGATTGCGACAGCTTATGAAAAAAATAACCTTAAAGCTGTTTTAGCTTACAGTAAGAAAGAAGTGGGCAATTATTTTGCTGGTAAGAATGGCTTCGAAGACTTTGTTGAAGTTCATCATCGCTCAATGTTGGTGCCACCAAAAGATGCAAATGGAAACCCGCTTGACGTACCACTTTCAGAATATGTGATAGAAGAAGGTGTTATTTTAAGGCCACCTCCGGTAAATAAAAATGGTGAGGTAGTCAATACAAGCTTCGAAAGTGACTCTTACCTAGCCAAGCTAACTTATGAGTTTACTGATGAACAGTCACTTGAGGTTAATACGCGATTTCACAAACAAAAAGCCGGCGAAATGCTTGCTTCATATTGGTACAAACAGCGCGCTGGCGATACCAAGTATTGGAAAGAAACAAATGAAAATGGTGAAGAGGAATGGTTATCTGAAGATATTCCTGACGGGGTAGAAACAATGCCTCAGTGGGAACCAGGATCCGCTCATGTAAATAGCACCAGTGCATTGTATCGTTTTGTGCCAAGCGATAACCCATCTATCGACCTGAGTGTAAATCTATGGCACACAAGTGCGAGACTTCATCAATATAACTCTTTAGGCAGCAATCTTGGTCAAAATGCGGGACAATATTTTCATCGTGTAAGAAATAAACGACATGGCGTTAGTGCATTAAACTCCACTTCACTCGCTGTGGAAAGTACGCCTATCACATTAACTTATGGTTTATCTTGGCAATCAGAGACGCTTTCTCCGCATAAGGATTGGAAGGACAATTTTAAACAAGATTGGCATTCTGATGACTTTAACCTCAAGCCGACTTCACGTCATGGTGAACAAACGAAACGGGCTATATTTGCTAATGCTCAGCTAGATCTTTCTCCGGTTGAGTTGGCTTTTAACATCAATCACCATGACTCTGTGAATAGAGATTATCTGGTTGATAATACACTTAAATTTGATGGTAAAACCGATCTCACTATTCAGGCTAAATATCACCTGCTGGATAACACTGCGATCAAAGCCAAATATAGTAAAGCGTATAGAATGCCAAACTTGTATGAAACTACGGTATCAGGGGAGGTATTCTCTTACTCTAATGAGTATCCAATCACTCCTGAAAAAACAAACTCTTATGATGTCGGTTTTGAGAGCAAATTCACAAATTTAATCACTAATGGCGATAAGTTGATTTTATCGGGCGAATACTTTTATACCAATATAGAGAATATGTTAGCGACAGGCTTCTTACCAAAAGCTGATAAACCAGCTTGGGATCTGAAGCTGACTTTCATTAACTATGATAAGTTCGAGCTGCCAGGCACTGAGTTTGGAATTCATTACCAAAGCGACGTATTTTATAGCAAACTTTCGTATACAAAATATTCAAGCGTTACAATGTGCTCAGAGTTAATGGCACAAGCTGCAGAAGTTGATACCTGCAATAGTACTGGCTTTGCAGGCAGTCTCACGCCACTACGTGTGCCACCAAAGAAAAGTTATATCGCCATTTTTGGCACTAAACTCTTTAACGATGCTATCGACACTGGGTTCACCTATAAAAAGCACTCTGAAAAACACCATCCAGGTGGCTTTTTATCAGGCACAGGCGTTACCGCACTAGAGTATATTCCAGCAGGTTACCAGCTAGACTTTTATTTGGATTACACCTTTAGTGACGACATCACAGGCAATATCGCCATCACTAATTTAACTGATCAATACAAGGTCTCGACTGGCTCTATCGTTGCAATGCCTGAGCCGGGGCAAACCATTTCAATTGGCTTAGAGTTCAAACTTTAA
- a CDS encoding FecR family protein has translation MDRHNLSIQQQVDRWLELERQGLNQQQALALQHWLDADSKHFLAYQESKQIELLLRQFSEQDVQSFEQSITTSHQSTQSVYQNTWAIAACFALLSICLFSYLNWPTPLNPAAFQASYQTKRGEITDFKLPDQSTLTLDAKASISVDFDDEQRVNKLLKGRVVFDVASDRARPFVIETGNSTITVLGTRFSVDRKSNSTRVMVDHGRVSVQNKHKRIELNKGDVATINASGIEVSKFDPELNLVDAFKLGRLMFDNTPLIEALETFNRHHDFSYTLATKHHDDLVISGTFSASELENFINLLPHVLPIEIKNINNHIIISKR, from the coding sequence ATGGACCGACATAATTTAAGCATTCAACAGCAAGTGGACCGTTGGTTAGAACTTGAAAGGCAAGGGCTAAACCAACAACAAGCTCTCGCCCTACAACATTGGTTAGATGCTGACAGTAAACATTTTCTCGCCTATCAAGAAAGCAAACAAATTGAGCTATTATTGAGACAATTTTCTGAGCAAGACGTTCAAAGTTTTGAGCAAAGTATTACCACTTCGCACCAATCAACACAGAGTGTTTACCAAAATACTTGGGCAATCGCAGCATGCTTTGCACTTCTCAGTATTTGCTTGTTTAGTTATTTAAACTGGCCGACTCCTTTAAACCCTGCTGCTTTTCAAGCAAGTTATCAAACTAAACGCGGTGAAATCACGGATTTCAAATTACCAGACCAGAGTACGCTCACACTCGATGCAAAAGCCTCTATTTCTGTTGATTTCGATGACGAGCAAAGAGTAAATAAACTCCTCAAAGGCCGCGTTGTGTTCGATGTAGCAAGCGATAGAGCTCGTCCTTTCGTAATAGAAACAGGCAACAGCACAATTACCGTATTAGGCACGCGCTTTTCGGTAGATAGAAAATCTAATAGCACTCGGGTAATGGTTGATCATGGAAGAGTAAGCGTGCAAAACAAACATAAGCGTATTGAATTAAACAAAGGGGACGTAGCTACAATTAATGCTTCTGGTATTGAAGTAAGCAAATTTGACCCCGAACTCAATCTCGTCGATGCGTTTAAACTAGGTCGCTTAATGTTTGATAACACCCCCCTTATTGAGGCGCTCGAAACCTTTAACAGACATCATGATTTTAGCTATACCTTAGCAACCAAACATCACGACGATTTAGTTATTTCTGGTACTTTTTCGGCCTCAGAGCTAGAAAACTTCATCAATTTGTTACCTCACGTCTTACCTATTGAAATAAAAAATATTAATAATCATATAATTATAAGCAAACGGTAA
- a CDS encoding RNA polymerase sigma factor: MERYYSEVLSYIARSVGCKDKAQNIVQEAYTRLLSYKRNNPKQNKTQERALFFKAAKNIVIDQYRKNQHIAEPDETEIIAPSFYEPEAKLASQQQLVLLNRCIESLPTKTKQAFVLYKFKNQSQSQIAEQMGVSVSMVEKHLATAMLACRQALKKQ, encoded by the coding sequence TTGGAACGTTATTACTCTGAAGTGTTAAGCTATATCGCTCGCTCAGTTGGATGCAAAGACAAAGCTCAAAATATTGTTCAAGAAGCTTATACACGACTTTTGAGCTACAAACGCAACAACCCAAAGCAAAATAAAACCCAAGAACGCGCACTTTTTTTCAAAGCTGCAAAGAATATTGTTATCGATCAATATCGAAAAAATCAGCATATTGCAGAACCTGATGAGACAGAGATTATTGCTCCGAGCTTTTACGAACCAGAAGCCAAATTAGCGAGTCAACAGCAACTCGTCCTTCTTAATCGGTGTATAGAATCTTTACCAACAAAGACAAAACAGGCCTTTGTGCTCTATAAATTCAAAAACCAAAGTCAATCTCAAATTGCCGAGCAAATGGGGGTTTCAGTGAGCATGGTTGAAAAACACCTTGCCACTGCAATGCTGGCTTGTCGACAAGCATTAAAAAAACAATAA